A window from Kovacikia minuta CCNUW1 encodes these proteins:
- a CDS encoding 3-phosphoshikimate 1-carboxyvinyltransferase — MFLEISVAAAFWLVAGAIIPDSDLTVENVGVNPTRTGILEALEMMGADITQENARIVAGEPVADLRVRYAGSADRPALKACHIAGDLIPRLIDEIPILAVAATFATGKTVIKDAAELRVKESDRITVMANQLNQMGAQVNELPDGMEIIGGTSLTGTEVDSYTDHRIAMSLAIAALNAAGTTTIRRAEAAAISYPDFVRTLEQICRT; from the coding sequence TTGTTCCTGGAGATATCAGTTGCAGCCGCCTTCTGGCTCGTTGCAGGCGCGATCATTCCCGATTCTGACCTGACTGTGGAAAATGTTGGCGTTAACCCCACCCGCACGGGCATTTTAGAAGCATTGGAAATGATGGGGGCAGATATCACCCAGGAAAATGCACGGATTGTTGCTGGAGAACCCGTTGCCGACTTGCGGGTTAGGTATGCCGGTAGTGCCGATCGCCCTGCCCTGAAAGCCTGCCACATCGCAGGAGACCTGATTCCCCGCCTGATTGACGAAATTCCCATTTTGGCAGTAGCTGCTACTTTCGCCACAGGAAAAACTGTGATTAAAGACGCAGCAGAACTGCGTGTCAAAGAGAGCGATCGGATCACTGTAATGGCAAACCAACTGAACCAGATGGGTGCCCAGGTTAACGAACTGCCCGATGGCATGGAAATTATCGGCGGGACTTCGCTGACCGGCACCGAAGTGGATAGTTACACGGATCATCGAATTGCCATGAGTCTGGCGATCGCTGCCCTCAATGCCGCAGGCACAACCACTATCCGACGAGCAGAAGCCGCCGCCATCTCCTATCCTGACTTTGTGCGAACCTTAGAACAAATCTGTAGGACTTGA
- a CDS encoding 3-phosphoshikimate 1-carboxyvinyltransferase, producing the protein MSEPHQDLMISSPATGLTLRGRIRIPGDKSISHRALMLGALAEGETTIEGLLLGEDPRSTAKCFQAMGAEISELNTTHVKVRGIGLGQLLEPLDVLDAGNSGTTIRLMLGVLASHAGRFFTVTGDASLRSRPMSRVVNPLRQMGAEIWGRKDGSLAPLAIRGQNLRPTHYQSPIASAQVKSCILLAGLTTEGQTTVTEPALSRDHSERMLKAFGAELTVDPETHSVTITGPTKLKGQAVVVPGDISCSRLLARCRRDHSRF; encoded by the coding sequence GTGTCTGAACCTCATCAGGATTTGATGATTTCATCCCCTGCCACCGGGCTAACTTTGCGGGGCAGGATTCGGATACCGGGTGATAAATCCATTTCCCATCGGGCATTAATGCTAGGGGCGCTTGCCGAGGGAGAAACCACAATTGAGGGGTTGCTGTTAGGAGAAGACCCCCGCAGCACAGCCAAGTGCTTTCAAGCAATGGGAGCGGAGATTTCTGAATTGAACACCACCCACGTCAAGGTGCGAGGAATTGGGCTGGGGCAACTGCTGGAACCGTTAGACGTGCTGGATGCAGGCAACTCTGGAACAACGATTCGGCTGATGTTGGGGGTGTTGGCGTCCCATGCTGGCAGGTTTTTTACGGTAACGGGAGATGCTTCCCTGCGATCGCGCCCGATGTCCCGTGTAGTGAATCCGCTGAGGCAGATGGGCGCAGAGATCTGGGGACGCAAGGATGGTTCCCTGGCTCCCCTGGCAATTCGGGGGCAGAATCTCCGTCCTACCCATTACCAATCGCCGATCGCCTCTGCCCAGGTCAAATCCTGCATTCTCCTGGCAGGGCTGACCACAGAAGGACAGACAACGGTGACAGAGCCTGCCCTTTCCCGTGACCACAGTGAGCGGATGTTGAAAGCCTTTGGTGCGGAGCTGACGGTAGACCCGGAAACCCATAGCGTTACCATTACCGGACCGACAAAGCTAAAGGGGCAGGCAGTGGTTGTTCCTGGAGATATCAGTTGCAGCCGCCTTCTGGCTCGTTGCAGGCGCGATCATTCCCGATTCTGA
- a CDS encoding iron uptake porin: MSSQLRNSLLLSPAILGAAVGLMAPAKAAEIGSQPFQIQSPAVQIQPSNRGGLPHVAEKKSGLPTAMRVASVDLSDAQETAAVDALDQVTSVSQLTDVRPTDWAFQALQSLVERYGCIVGYPDKTYRGNRALSRYEFAAGVNACLDRINELLAAATADLVKKEDLAILQKLQEEFASELVTLRGRVDALEARTATLEKQQFSTTTKLNGEVVFALAGVATGDDAFGNRVSRNTVLGDRVRLNFDTSFTGEDLLRTRFQAGNLNIFSSITGTPEGDLRFNADSGNAVGIDALLYQFPLGERTTVTLEANAGATDDFIPTINPFLDGDGGSGALTHFGTRNPIYYLLGGSGIGISHAFSEQLELGLGYLADNGTGAANLPFNGNGLFNGPYGAIAQLTFKPFDSLTIGATYIHSYKTDFSTAGSTGSNRANFVTATGLPFSTNAFGLGASFTIAPQIVLNGSVGYTRARSIGSGFRGDADIWNWSVGLAFPDLLKKGSIAGIIVGMEPKVTEVDGNLSALLSEDPDTSLHIEGFYQFQLSDNIAITPGLIYLTAPDHNDANDGILIGVIRTTFTF; this comes from the coding sequence ATGTCTAGTCAGCTTAGGAATTCTCTGCTGCTGAGTCCAGCGATTTTAGGGGCAGCAGTTGGCCTGATGGCTCCAGCTAAAGCGGCTGAAATCGGTTCCCAACCTTTTCAAATACAATCTCCAGCAGTACAAATTCAACCATCAAATCGGGGCGGTCTTCCCCATGTTGCCGAAAAAAAAAGCGGTTTGCCGACAGCGATGCGCGTGGCGAGTGTAGATTTATCCGATGCCCAGGAAACCGCCGCAGTTGATGCTCTGGATCAGGTCACTTCAGTCTCTCAACTGACGGATGTAAGACCGACCGATTGGGCATTTCAGGCATTACAATCCCTGGTCGAACGCTATGGCTGCATCGTGGGCTATCCTGACAAAACCTACCGGGGCAACCGTGCCCTCAGTCGTTATGAATTTGCCGCTGGGGTAAACGCCTGTCTGGATCGAATCAATGAATTGCTGGCAGCAGCCACAGCGGATCTGGTCAAGAAGGAAGACCTGGCAATCCTCCAGAAGTTGCAGGAAGAATTTGCATCCGAATTAGTGACACTGCGCGGGCGGGTCGATGCGCTGGAAGCCCGCACTGCAACCCTGGAGAAGCAGCAGTTTTCTACTACCACCAAACTCAACGGAGAAGTGGTGTTTGCCCTGGCAGGTGTTGCGACTGGGGATGACGCTTTCGGAAACAGGGTGAGCCGGAATACCGTGCTGGGCGATCGCGTTCGGCTTAACTTCGATACCAGCTTTACGGGGGAGGACTTGCTGAGAACCCGGTTTCAAGCAGGTAATCTGAATATTTTCTCTTCCATTACTGGAACCCCTGAAGGAGATTTGCGCTTTAACGCAGACAGTGGTAATGCAGTCGGCATTGATGCCTTACTCTACCAGTTCCCCCTGGGCGAGAGAACCACAGTTACCCTGGAGGCAAATGCAGGGGCAACCGATGACTTCATTCCGACCATCAACCCTTTCCTGGACGGGGATGGGGGCAGCGGTGCCTTAACCCACTTCGGTACTCGCAACCCAATTTATTATTTGCTGGGCGGCTCTGGAATTGGCATCAGCCATGCCTTTAGTGAACAATTGGAGTTGGGATTAGGGTATCTGGCGGACAACGGGACGGGTGCTGCCAACCTGCCCTTCAACGGAAATGGGTTGTTCAACGGCCCCTATGGCGCGATCGCCCAACTGACGTTTAAACCCTTTGATTCATTGACGATCGGTGCCACCTACATTCACTCCTACAAAACCGACTTTTCCACTGCTGGCAGCACCGGCAGTAATCGGGCAAATTTTGTCACGGCCACAGGACTGCCCTTTTCAACCAATGCCTTTGGTCTGGGTGCTTCTTTCACCATCGCCCCCCAGATTGTTTTAAATGGCTCCGTCGGCTACACCAGGGCGCGTTCGATCGGCTCTGGTTTTCGGGGTGATGCCGATATCTGGAACTGGTCGGTCGGGCTTGCCTTTCCCGATCTGCTGAAGAAAGGGAGCATCGCTGGCATCATCGTTGGCATGGAACCCAAAGTCACAGAAGTAGATGGCAACCTCAGTGCCCTTCTCTCAGAAGATCCCGATACCTCATTGCATATTGAAGGGTTCTACCAATTCCAGCTTTCCGACAATATTGCCATTACACCGGGTCTCATCTACCTGACTGCCCCCGACCATAACGACGCCAACGACGGCATTTTGATCGGTGTGATTCGGACAACCTTTACGTTTTAA
- a CDS encoding multicopper oxidase domain-containing protein, translated as MPDYSWLEKSELWSRRHLLKIGLAGLGVTGAAIAARNLWKPAPSEIKIPSLPGRTPTKPAGVDPLKFLRDFDYGTVTQENGRTVREFRVEARTTPIRLNSATSFITWNLNGQVPAPTFRANEGDRIRVIFYNRAGHSHSLHFHGVHESEMDGVKPVRNDKVFIYEFDAEPFGVHLYHCHIAPVTRHIGKGLYGMFIVDPPNPRPPADEMVLIMAGYDTNNDKKNELYAFNGVPHYYMEHPVPIQKDQLIRLYVLNMIEFDAAATFHLHANLFKVYRTGRTLEPTEETDVITMGTAERHILEFSYRYPGKYMFHPHQDAIAEAGCMGVFDVIS; from the coding sequence ATGCCAGACTATTCTTGGCTGGAAAAATCTGAACTCTGGAGTCGGCGGCATCTGTTGAAGATTGGTCTGGCAGGGTTGGGGGTTACGGGTGCCGCGATCGCAGCCCGCAACCTATGGAAGCCAGCACCATCAGAAATCAAAATTCCATCCCTGCCGGGTAGGACGCCAACAAAACCAGCAGGGGTCGATCCGCTCAAGTTTCTGCGGGACTTTGACTACGGCACCGTGACCCAGGAAAATGGACGCACGGTGCGCGAATTTCGAGTAGAAGCAAGAACAACGCCGATTCGGCTCAATAGTGCCACCTCGTTTATCACCTGGAACCTGAATGGACAGGTGCCCGCACCCACCTTTCGGGCTAACGAGGGCGATCGCATCCGGGTGATTTTTTATAACCGAGCCGGACACTCCCACTCGCTGCACTTTCATGGTGTGCACGAGTCCGAGATGGATGGGGTTAAGCCCGTCCGTAATGACAAGGTTTTTATCTACGAATTTGATGCTGAACCGTTTGGAGTTCACCTTTACCACTGCCATATTGCCCCTGTAACGCGCCATATTGGCAAAGGGCTGTACGGTATGTTCATCGTTGACCCGCCTAACCCCCGCCCCCCCGCCGATGAAATGGTGCTGATTATGGCTGGTTACGATACGAACAATGACAAAAAGAATGAACTCTATGCCTTTAACGGCGTGCCCCATTACTACATGGAGCATCCCGTGCCGATTCAAAAAGACCAGCTGATCCGGCTGTATGTGTTGAATATGATTGAGTTTGATGCAGCCGCAACCTTCCATTTGCATGCCAATCTGTTCAAGGTTTATCGCACGGGGCGCACCCTCGAACCCACGGAAGAAACAGATGTCATTACGATGGGAACGGCAGAGCGGCACATCCTGGAATTCTCCTACCGCTATCCCGGCAAGTATATGTTCCATCCGCATCAGGATGCGATCGCGGAAGCGGGATGCATGGGAGTGTTTGATGTCATTTCCTAG
- a CDS encoding helix-hairpin-helix domain-containing protein, with translation MRIIRFLALALCVALFAVVSSCNSTPTATNPSPQATTSAASSEVTSHSGHAGKPQININSAILSELDKLEAKLGIPALSHKIQASRPYGKTEELVSKNVITQEQFDQIKEMVTIEDIVLTGEAKDVDYMTKLGLMKGHLLVAGELLELQKPDQAEPHIGHPVEEIYADVEEQLQERNVKEFKTALISLQDEVKAGAKDAGKVNTGFKSSMQAVDGAIAVLPENQRTSPNFVLQVINGLLDTANSEYGAAIADGKISQAIEYQDSRGFVAYANTLYKGIAPQVEKENPDVHKVIQQTMAQLTQVWPSPLPPATPVKTTDQVAQLVKTIELNTQKAVKSS, from the coding sequence ATGCGTATTATTCGGTTTTTGGCCCTCGCGTTATGCGTCGCTCTATTCGCTGTTGTTAGTAGCTGTAATTCCACACCGACTGCTACCAACCCCTCGCCGCAAGCAACAACCAGTGCTGCTTCTTCAGAAGTAACTAGCCACAGCGGTCACGCTGGCAAACCCCAGATCAATATCAATTCCGCTATCTTGTCAGAGTTGGACAAACTGGAGGCGAAACTGGGGATTCCTGCCCTATCTCACAAAATTCAGGCAAGTCGGCCTTACGGAAAAACGGAAGAACTGGTTTCCAAGAATGTCATCACCCAGGAACAGTTTGACCAGATCAAGGAGATGGTGACGATCGAAGACATCGTGCTGACTGGAGAAGCGAAAGATGTGGACTATATGACGAAATTGGGCTTAATGAAGGGACATCTGCTGGTTGCTGGAGAACTGCTGGAGTTACAAAAGCCTGACCAGGCAGAACCCCACATTGGGCACCCGGTGGAGGAAATTTATGCCGATGTGGAAGAACAACTGCAAGAACGGAATGTGAAAGAGTTTAAAACTGCCTTAATTTCCTTGCAGGACGAGGTCAAAGCAGGGGCAAAGGACGCTGGCAAAGTCAACACGGGGTTTAAGTCATCCATGCAAGCTGTGGATGGAGCGATCGCGGTTCTTCCCGAAAACCAGCGAACTTCTCCCAATTTTGTCCTCCAGGTAATTAATGGACTACTAGACACCGCCAACTCGGAATACGGAGCGGCGATCGCAGACGGTAAAATTAGCCAGGCGATCGAATATCAGGATTCCCGTGGCTTCGTTGCCTATGCCAACACACTCTATAAGGGAATTGCCCCCCAGGTGGAAAAGGAAAACCCGGATGTGCATAAAGTCATTCAACAAACGATGGCACAGCTAACCCAGGTGTGGCCCTCCCCCTTGCCCCCCGCAACGCCCGTTAAAACAACCGATCAGGTTGCTCAACTGGTCAAAACCATTGAACTGAATACTCAGAAAGCAGTGAAGTCGTCGTAA
- a CDS encoding FTR1 family iron permease → MSLTLREGVEATLIVGIVLAYLKKAKQGRLNFWVYAGIAVGIALSALVGVLFTQIIQSLGSSNQKYAPVIEPLLEGVFSLLAIAMLSWMLIWMTQQARFLKAQVEGAVTAALKQDFSAGWAIFSLILVAVLREGFETVLFIAAKFQQGFIPALGAVAGLVTAIVIGVLLFKWGIRINIRQFFMVMGVLLLLIVAGLVVTALGHFDTAIASLAHLDRKSEGLCFFYERFTKNPSCILGARVWDLSRVLPDDRFPGLLLNALFGYTQSLFMVQAIAYVFFLFIVGSVYFRSLGGRMALKPNPIAPTPLDSQQR, encoded by the coding sequence TTGTCATTAACCCTACGCGAGGGGGTTGAGGCAACGCTTATTGTGGGAATTGTGTTGGCGTATCTGAAAAAGGCGAAGCAGGGTCGATTGAATTTTTGGGTCTACGCTGGAATTGCGGTTGGCATTGCTCTGAGTGCTCTGGTTGGGGTTCTGTTTACCCAGATCATTCAGAGTTTGGGCAGTTCAAATCAGAAGTATGCGCCTGTCATTGAGCCTTTATTAGAAGGGGTTTTTAGCCTGTTGGCGATCGCCATGTTGAGCTGGATGCTGATCTGGATGACCCAACAGGCAAGGTTCTTGAAAGCTCAAGTTGAAGGAGCCGTTACCGCAGCGCTGAAACAAGACTTTAGCGCGGGTTGGGCAATTTTTAGCTTGATTTTAGTGGCGGTTTTGCGAGAAGGCTTTGAAACGGTTCTGTTTATTGCCGCTAAATTTCAGCAGGGATTCATTCCAGCCCTTGGCGCAGTGGCTGGTTTGGTGACTGCGATTGTGATTGGTGTTTTGCTGTTTAAGTGGGGCATCCGGATTAACATTCGTCAGTTCTTCATGGTGATGGGAGTGCTGCTATTGCTGATTGTTGCCGGACTGGTCGTAACTGCGCTGGGACATTTTGACACTGCAATTGCCAGCCTTGCCCACCTGGATCGTAAATCAGAAGGACTCTGTTTCTTCTACGAACGGTTTACCAAAAATCCCTCCTGCATCCTGGGTGCAAGGGTGTGGGATCTGTCCCGTGTGTTGCCGGACGATCGCTTTCCCGGTTTGCTGTTGAATGCATTATTTGGCTACACTCAAAGTCTCTTTATGGTGCAAGCGATCGCCTACGTGTTCTTCCTGTTCATCGTCGGCAGCGTCTACTTCCGCAGCCTTGGAGGGCGGATGGCTCTCAAACCAAACCCGATCGCCCCAACCCCCCTTGATTCTCAACAAAGATAG
- a CDS encoding FTR1 family iron permease: MNFSPALPTFVITLREGVEAALVVGIVFAYLKKAEKTALNPWVYGGIAAGLLASLLVGIFSIGLIETLGSANREYEPVVKPLLNALFSVVAIAMLSWMLIWMTRQAKLLKTEVESAIKTTLTAETGAGWGIFGLIFFAVLREGFETVLFLSARFEQGWIPIFGAAAGIITAVGIGVLLFQWGVKINLRLFFQVMGVFLLLIVAGLVVSALAHFDAAISTLVQLNPQFEPLCIFSQPTVQTSSCLLGSLIWDTSRALPEKQFPGIILHTLFGYEDRLYFLQAFGYIGFLVIVGGAYLQTLTGWGRTQPVSSGGNASPQQD; this comes from the coding sequence ATGAACTTCAGCCCCGCCCTCCCCACCTTTGTGATTACCCTACGTGAAGGGGTAGAAGCGGCTTTGGTCGTAGGGATTGTTTTTGCTTACTTGAAGAAAGCGGAAAAAACTGCCCTTAATCCCTGGGTCTATGGCGGAATTGCTGCCGGGTTGTTGGCAAGCCTTCTGGTCGGAATTTTTTCAATTGGGCTAATTGAGACGTTGGGTTCTGCGAACCGTGAGTATGAACCTGTGGTCAAGCCATTGTTGAATGCCCTCTTCAGCGTCGTGGCGATCGCCATGTTGAGCTGGATGTTGATTTGGATGACCCGTCAGGCAAAATTGCTGAAAACAGAAGTAGAGAGCGCCATTAAAACGACCTTAACGGCAGAGACAGGCGCAGGTTGGGGCATTTTTGGACTGATCTTTTTTGCTGTTTTGCGGGAAGGCTTTGAAACGGTACTCTTCCTCTCTGCCCGGTTTGAGCAGGGTTGGATTCCCATCTTTGGAGCAGCAGCAGGGATCATCACTGCCGTTGGCATTGGGGTGCTGCTGTTTCAATGGGGCGTGAAGATCAACCTGCGTTTGTTTTTCCAGGTGATGGGGGTTTTCTTGCTGCTGATTGTTGCTGGACTGGTGGTTTCTGCCCTGGCGCATTTTGATGCGGCGATCTCCACCCTGGTTCAACTGAACCCTCAGTTTGAACCCCTCTGTATCTTCTCGCAGCCTACGGTTCAGACTTCATCCTGCCTTTTGGGATCGCTGATCTGGGATACCAGTCGCGCCTTACCTGAAAAGCAATTCCCTGGAATTATCCTGCACACCCTTTTCGGTTACGAAGATCGGCTCTATTTTTTGCAGGCATTTGGATATATCGGATTTTTAGTAATCGTGGGTGGAGCTTACCTTCAAACCCTAACGGGTTGGGGAAGAACCCAGCCTGTTAGCTCAGGGGGCAATGCCAGCCCCCAACAAGATTAG
- a CDS encoding AAA family ATPase, protein MQSDSVEPFPDNWTYLRAELAWLDRVLALAVARHRKETKEVDRFAHSRADRVTSHWWKGLVTLEGEVSYDSPVEMPRRRSPQLGYQQQIDAKVQVSQQRGISLGIPSLCRRLQLNAFEKNLVLMTLAPEVNRRYGRLYSYLQEMEQTGGTGLPTVDLILRILCRNDAEWQAARRYLAADSVLIQQQLLTVEPLQKEALLTRFIKLVDPLVNYLLADQPKLADLEALLCPLSPVSDRPCLSLVDHLPVLPQPISPSLIDCWTPPIDEPSHSPNPWSDLVLPDALMADLQHLCQRVQFAEQVDEIWGFQQLSHPLQSSVQRGAIALLVGSTGTGKTSAAQAIAQILAIPLFYVDLALLKATDQPRLLTEIAAQSPRLLLIKSAEVWFNRNSELSEAELNQFWNGRQSSPGITLLSTTQKQCIRPKWRRQIYPILEFPIPDEPSRLRLWQQSFPAQVPLDCTIDWAKLAHQFRLTGGEIRAIAREAAFYAMESPNLKLGMEHLVRAYKVVKGKR, encoded by the coding sequence ATGCAAAGTGATTCTGTTGAACCGTTCCCAGACAATTGGACTTACTTAAGAGCAGAACTGGCATGGCTCGATCGCGTCCTTGCCCTGGCGGTGGCTCGTCATCGCAAGGAAACCAAGGAAGTCGATCGGTTTGCCCATAGCCGTGCCGATCGGGTTACAAGCCACTGGTGGAAAGGATTGGTGACCCTGGAGGGCGAGGTCTCCTATGATTCTCCCGTCGAAATGCCGCGGCGGCGATCGCCCCAACTCGGTTATCAGCAGCAAATCGATGCCAAAGTTCAGGTCAGCCAACAGCGGGGAATTTCGCTTGGCATTCCGTCTCTTTGCCGCCGCTTACAACTGAATGCATTTGAGAAAAACCTGGTGTTGATGACGCTTGCCCCAGAAGTGAATCGGCGCTATGGCAGGCTCTACAGCTACTTACAGGAGATGGAGCAAACGGGCGGCACTGGGCTGCCCACGGTTGATTTGATCTTGCGGATTCTCTGCCGTAATGATGCGGAATGGCAGGCAGCACGACGTTATTTAGCAGCCGATTCTGTGTTGATTCAGCAGCAATTGCTGACCGTGGAACCGCTGCAAAAGGAAGCCCTGCTGACCCGATTCATCAAGCTGGTAGATCCCTTGGTCAATTACCTATTGGCTGACCAACCCAAACTGGCAGATTTGGAAGCGTTGCTCTGTCCTTTGAGTCCAGTTAGCGATCGTCCCTGCCTCAGTTTGGTAGATCATTTACCTGTGCTACCCCAACCGATCAGTCCTTCCCTGATCGATTGCTGGACTCCTCCAATCGATGAACCTTCCCATTCCCCGAATCCCTGGTCAGATCTGGTTCTACCCGATGCCCTGATGGCAGACCTTCAGCACCTCTGCCAGCGAGTTCAGTTTGCCGAGCAGGTGGATGAAATTTGGGGCTTCCAGCAGTTATCGCACCCGCTCCAGTCCTCAGTTCAACGGGGGGCGATCGCTTTGTTGGTGGGCAGCACTGGAACGGGCAAAACCAGCGCCGCCCAGGCGATCGCCCAGATACTTGCAATCCCGTTGTTTTATGTCGATCTGGCATTGCTTAAAGCGACAGATCAACCGCGATTGCTCACAGAAATTGCTGCTCAATCTCCCCGGCTCCTGCTGATTAAGTCTGCTGAGGTCTGGTTTAACCGAAACTCAGAGTTGTCTGAGGCAGAATTGAACCAATTTTGGAATGGACGACAGAGCAGCCCTGGAATTACCCTTCTAAGCACAACGCAGAAACAATGTATCCGACCTAAATGGCGACGGCAGATTTATCCCATTCTGGAGTTTCCGATACCCGATGAACCCAGTCGGCTGCGGTTGTGGCAGCAGTCCTTTCCTGCCCAGGTGCCGCTTGATTGCACCATTGACTGGGCAAAACTAGCACACCAGTTTCGCTTAACAGGTGGCGAGATCAGGGCGATCGCCCGCGAAGCGGCTTTCTATGCTATGGAATCTCCCAACCTGAAATTAGGAATGGAGCATCTCGTGCGAGCGTACAAGGTGGTGAAGGGCAAACGGTAA
- a CDS encoding eCIS core domain-containing protein, producing MGVENLSGYSLDHVKVHYNSPKPVQLHALAYTQGEEIHISPGQERHLPHEAWHVVQQKQGRVKPTRELMGKVNINDDDGLEKEAGDMGAKAIHSPTLAREHKSILITRQPSSAILPVQCMWETLGTAHEKVWDKTIQGMNWFADMDGKMWYEPTDDLKREPDKYARIAATAGWGNRRTWKEWFAIGDVISDGTIREAIEDISDPQAEKAVAEAEGGWTAWTPYIEKTVSETRKKDRAADVKKAPDVDVGAWNWKPDTPPEVIEYAKHYIDNIHVLTKPEFNARLLQMAEALAQLGRYTCIVSEPGKSNFWVTARVLKLVKAIGGTAPEKVYSIRAQQHHAFDRQEFSIGEDPGTIVFLDDGTYSGSQLNTLINKVTGYKPGTRRMIGLIAMSAKAWKLVNLGTRRKGEAPVEEIPGTYPIEMAEHESLDAVYDALGLKKGVMVSGGDLPEPSGDASLIFYYKIADEKSVRTRLLTGEGRHIPSQPYIGYKHESSIEEGTEPYKFKGMEKKPGTYGIPEPELLEPKGHPKGYPSYSSGGTISHPRMGSMATSFRKEMASKAFMREPKPEEPKAKQPVAKLSEISKSVFDDDIPTSMSDDDKKRLFKK from the coding sequence ATGGGTGTCGAAAATCTATCGGGATATTCCCTTGATCATGTCAAAGTTCACTATAATTCGCCAAAACCTGTCCAATTACACGCATTAGCTTATACCCAGGGGGAGGAGATTCATATCTCACCTGGACAAGAGAGACATTTACCCCATGAAGCATGGCACGTCGTGCAACAGAAGCAAGGACGGGTAAAGCCAACCAGGGAGCTAATGGGGAAAGTCAATATCAATGATGATGATGGTCTGGAAAAAGAAGCGGGTGACATGGGCGCAAAGGCTATACATTCCCCAACTTTAGCCAGGGAACACAAGTCCATACTGATCACAAGGCAACCATCAAGCGCGATCTTACCCGTCCAATGCATGTGGGAAACACTCGGTACTGCGCACGAAAAAGTATGGGACAAAACGATTCAAGGAATGAACTGGTTTGCAGATATGGATGGAAAGATGTGGTATGAGCCGACGGACGACCTAAAGCGAGAACCGGACAAATACGCGAGAATAGCCGCCACAGCGGGTTGGGGTAACAGGAGAACCTGGAAAGAATGGTTTGCTATTGGCGATGTAATAAGCGATGGAACAATAAGAGAGGCGATAGAAGACATCAGCGACCCACAGGCAGAAAAGGCAGTTGCGGAAGCAGAAGGGGGGTGGACTGCATGGACACCATACATCGAAAAAACGGTCAGCGAAACACGGAAAAAAGATAGAGCAGCAGATGTGAAGAAGGCTCCCGATGTTGACGTAGGAGCCTGGAACTGGAAACCAGATACACCGCCAGAGGTAATTGAGTATGCAAAGCACTACATAGATAATATCCACGTATTGACCAAGCCAGAGTTCAACGCAAGATTATTGCAGATGGCAGAAGCCCTCGCGCAGCTTGGAAGATACACCTGTATAGTGTCGGAGCCGGGGAAGAGTAACTTTTGGGTGACGGCAAGAGTATTGAAGCTTGTAAAAGCCATCGGTGGCACAGCGCCAGAGAAAGTATATTCTATCAGGGCGCAGCAACACCATGCATTTGACCGCCAAGAGTTCAGCATCGGCGAAGACCCAGGAACAATTGTGTTCCTTGACGATGGAACTTACTCTGGCTCGCAACTGAACACCTTGATAAATAAGGTGACAGGATATAAGCCGGGAACACGGAGGATGATCGGGCTGATCGCCATGAGCGCAAAGGCATGGAAACTTGTGAACCTCGGTACAAGAAGGAAAGGAGAAGCACCGGTAGAAGAAATACCGGGTACGTACCCTATCGAAATGGCAGAACACGAGAGCCTGGATGCGGTATACGATGCTTTGGGTCTCAAAAAAGGTGTCATGGTAAGTGGAGGCGATTTACCCGAACCCTCTGGAGATGCCTCCTTAATCTTTTATTATAAAATTGCGGATGAGAAATCAGTGCGGACGAGGCTGCTCACTGGGGAGGGACGCCACATCCCCTCACAGCCATACATAGGCTATAAGCACGAAAGTTCAATCGAAGAGGGAACAGAGCCATACAAATTCAAAGGGATGGAGAAGAAGCCAGGGACTTATGGTATCCCAGAACCAGAGTTGCTAGAGCCAAAGGGGCATCCAAAGGGGTATCCGTCTTACAGCTCTGGCGGAACGATATCCCATCCGAGGATGGGGTCTATGGCAACGTCGTTTAGGAAGGAAATGGCATCGAAAGCGTTCATGAGAGAACCAAAGCCAGAAGAGCCAAAAGCAAAACAACCAGTAGCAAAACTTTCAGAGATTTCCAAAAGTGTGTTTGACGATGACATTCCCACAAGTATGTCTGACGATGACAAGAAGAGATTGTTTAAAAAGTAG